A DNA window from Haloactinospora alba contains the following coding sequences:
- a CDS encoding WhiB family transcriptional regulator, translating to MDWRYHAACRDEDPELFFPIGDSGPALIQIEEAKKVCQQCPVSSACLQWALDSGQDSGIWGGMSEDERRSLKRRRRTRPMVRGAH from the coding sequence ATGGACTGGCGCTACCACGCCGCCTGCCGTGACGAAGACCCCGAACTGTTTTTCCCCATCGGAGATTCCGGGCCGGCCCTGATCCAGATCGAGGAGGCCAAGAAGGTATGTCAGCAGTGCCCTGTCAGTAGCGCCTGCCTGCAGTGGGCGCTGGACAGCGGCCAGGACAGCGGGATCTGGGGCGGCATGAGCGAGGACGAACGGCGCTCCCTGAAACGCCGCCGGAGGACGCGCCCCATGGTGCGCGGCGCGCACTAG